The following is a genomic window from Streptomyces sp. NBC_01408.
GCCGCCGTCTTGCCGAGCCGCTTGGCGACCTGGGCCTGGGAGCCGTGCACCTCCACGAGCTCCTGGAGGGCACGGGCCTGGTCCATCGGAGCCACGTCGACCCGGTGGACGTTCGCGATCAGCGCCGACTCGAGGATGTCGGCCGCCGAGGTGGCCAGGGAGTCGTTCACGTGGATGTGCATCGACTTCAGGCCCGCCAGCTGGGCCGCCGCCAGGCGCCGGTTGCCGTCGATGACCACGTACGGGGCACGGCCCAGCCCGTCGGTCTGCCCCGGGTGCGCCTCCATGAAGGCCATCCGGGTGGCGACCGCGAGCGGCTGGAGCTGGCCCCTGATGGTGAGGGACTGCGCCATCTCCTCGAGCTCCGTGAGCTCCTCGCGGAGGTTGAACGGGTTGTGCGCCAGGGCCTCGATCGGTACCTCCGACGGCGGGACGACCCCGGAGGTGGGGGCGCCGGTCGCCTCCGCGATCGCCGCGCGGCGGGAGCTGACACCGGCCGGCTGGGCCCGGGCGAACGAAGCCGAGACCCCGAGTTTGTCGGCCTTGCTCATGAGATCTCCCTTGCGAGGGCGCGCAGCGCGACCGCCTGGTCGCCCTTGGGCGCGTAGACGAACAGCGGCTGCTTCACCCGCACCGCTTCGCGCTGTTCCTTGAGGTCGGGTACGACGGCCACCACCCGCGGATCCTTTATGTCCAACCAGGCCTGGAGGGAGGAGGTCGCGATGTAGCCGCGCCGGCCGTCGTAGAGGTTGACGACCAGCCCGAGGTAGTCGATGTCCAGGCTGAGGTCGTCGCGCAGGTCGTTGATCTGGGAGGTGAGGAGGTCGTACGCGTCGGCGGACGAGTCCTCCGCCTGTACGACGATCAGCGCGCCGGAAGCGCCGGACTGTTCGGCGTCGCGGCGGCGCCCGTAGTAGATGGCCGCGTCCATGCTGAGGCCGAGGCTCGGAGGGCAGTCGACGAGGATGACGTCGTAGTCGGACTCGACGGGGGCGAGGGCCCGTTCGAGGGCGGCCTCTCGGGCCCGGACGGTGGACAGCCGGACGTCGAGGAGGAAGGCGTCCGTGCAGGCGGGCAGCAGGTGCAGCCGGTCGCCGAACCGCTCGTCCGGGACGGGGACGATCAGGTCGGTGAGGGGGCCCTTGGCCTCGCCCGCCATGTGGCAGGTGAGGCTGTCGCCGCCGATGGGCAGCGGCTGCTGGCCCAGCTGCTTGGTCAGGTGGCCCTGCGGGTCGAAGTCGACGAGCAGGACCCGCATGCCGAGACCGGGCAGGTCCTCCAGGTCGAGGGACGCGGCGGTCGGGTCCGGCTGTCGGCCCTCGTCCTCGGTGCCCGTGAGGCGGGCGAGCTGCCGGGCGACGCGCACCGGGTGCAGGCTCGACGGATCCTCTGCCAGGGCCTCTCCGGTGCCCGCGGTGATCGCGGTCTTGCCGACTCCGCCCTTCTGGTTGCACACGACGATGCGGCGTACGACGGCGGGCCGCCGGACGGTCGGGGCCGGGTTCATCTCCAGCCAGAGCCGCACCGCTTGGGCCAGGCCCTGGATCAGGGAGACCCCGCGCTCCTTGGACCCGGCGCGGAAGGACTCCCACTGGCCGGCGGGCAGCCAGGTGGAGAAGGACTCGGCTCCCGAGGTGTCTACGGGGGACGGGGCGGAGGCGAGCGCGCTCCAGTGGGCGATGCCCTGGTGGACGGCGTCCTGGATGTCCACCCGCAGTTGAGCGGTGCGGATCTTCAACTCCTGGCGCAGCCACGGGGGGAGCTTGGAGACGACCTTCTCTCGGTCGCTCTGGGACGAGGGCGAAGTCATGAGAGGGACTTTACTAACGTTCCGTGGCTCGGGTGACCGCCACGCTTGAGTTTTGCTAACGAAATACGGAGCGACACGGATCCGCGGCGGACCCAAGACGGATCCAAGACGGCCACAGAAGTCCCCGGGTACGCGACAGGGCGGCCTCGCACACGCCGTAGCGAGCACCCCCGTGGTTCACCACGGTGTGTGCGAGGCCGCCCTGATGCGGTTTCAGCCGACCGTGACCCCAAGGGAGTCCGGGGCCGGCAGAGCGAGCTCGGCACGGCACGCGGGCGAGCCGGCCGGGTCGAAGTGCGGGATGCGGTCGGCGGGCACGATTCCCGGGAGGAGGAAGTTCCACAGGTCGATGACCCGGCTGTGCAGGTCCTCGCGGCCGGTGCGCACGTGCGAGGCGACCTGGATTCCGGTGAACGAGCCCACGAGCAGCGTCGCGAGGTCGTGCACGTCGAGCGAGGACCGTACGTCGCCGCGCTCCTGGGCCGGCACCAGGCAGCCGAGGCAGGTGTCGATCCAGGTGTTGTACGGGGCCGGGTCCGGGTGGGTGAAGGAGCCGAACTCGATGATCAGCCGTATTGCGGCGCGGATGCGGACGTTGGTGCGCAGTCCGTGCGCCATCTGGTGGGTGAGGTCGATGACGGTCTGGAGGCCCGGGTCCGCGATGGCGGGCACGCCCTCCGCGACCTGGAACTGCTCGTCCATCAGGGTGCGGGCGAGGGCTTCCTTGGACTGGAAGTGGAAGTACAGGGCGCCCTTGGTGACTCCGGCGTGCTTGACCACGCCGCTCAGGCTGGTGCCCTCGAAGCCGCAGGCGTCGAAGGCGACGGCCGCGCCGTCGAGGATCGCCTGCCGGGTGATCTCCGCCCGTTCCTGCCTGACCCTCGCCACGTACCTGTCTCCTGTGCGGTCGGTGAGCAGGACGCGATGGTGCCCGCTAGAGGCCCGCTCGAAGAGCAATCTAGCGGGACAGCGGCAAAGAAAACCAGTCGACCAGTACTTTTTCTGCGGAAGCAGCGGTCATTCACGGGGTCTTGGGATGTTTTGCGCTGATACTTTTTGGCAGTCCAACGGCGCGAGGGCATTAACGCCGTTAACGGTCCGCGCCGTTAACGCCGTTAACGCCGTTAACGGCGCCGGACATGACGAAGCCCCGGTACCCCTCCAGGACGGGGGGCAGAGCGGGGCGGAACGAAGGGCGCGTCGCCGTTAACGGCGTTAACGCCGTTAACGGCCGGGTGGGCCGGCGCGGACCCGGTACGGGGGTCCGCGTCCGGGGGTCCGGCCGGTCAGGCCCAGGCGCCGCCCGCCAGCTGGTGCGTGGCGATGTTGATGCGGTTCCAGACGTTGATCAGGCCGACGTGGAGGATGAGCGCCCCGAGCTGCGCCTCGTCGTAGTGCTTGGCCGCCTCGTCGTAGACCGCGTCCGGGACGGCGTCGGTGCGGTCCGCGAGACGGGTCACGGACTCGGCGATGGCGAGGGCGGCGCGCTCGGCGTCCGAGAAGTAGCTGGTGTCGCGCCAGCCGGCGAGGACGTGAATGCGGTCGTCGGTCTCGCCGAGGTGCTTCGCGATCTTGTGGTGCATGTCCAGGCAGACACCGCACCCGTTGATCTGGCTGGCCCGGATCGACACGAGCTCCAGGGTGCGCTCACTGATGCCGGTACCGACGACGGCCTTGTGGGCCGCCTGCAGCGCGTCCATCGCGCCGGGGACGACGACGGCGGGGTTTCCCATGCGTGCGGTCACGGTGAGCTCCTCGATCGAGTAGGTGGTTACACCGCACTGACGGACGGGCGACCGGAAGTGTGACCGTCCTCAGGAGCCACTTTCCCGCCGGGGGCGTTAACGGCGTTAACGCCGTTAACGGTGCCCCGCCGACGAGCCCCGACCGTTAACGCCGTTACCGGCGTTAACGCTCCCCCGGTCCACGGCGTCCAGCGCCGCCTGCCACGGGAAGTGGTCAGGCGCGTCGGGACCGGCCGGCCCGGGAACGAAGCCGCCCTCGCCGTGCAGCACCGTCACCCCGGCCCCGCGCAGGACGGCCAGCGACTGGTCGAACTGCGGGTGCGCGGCGAGCG
Proteins encoded in this region:
- a CDS encoding ParA family protein produces the protein MTSPSSQSDREKVVSKLPPWLRQELKIRTAQLRVDIQDAVHQGIAHWSALASAPSPVDTSGAESFSTWLPAGQWESFRAGSKERGVSLIQGLAQAVRLWLEMNPAPTVRRPAVVRRIVVCNQKGGVGKTAITAGTGEALAEDPSSLHPVRVARQLARLTGTEDEGRQPDPTAASLDLEDLPGLGMRVLLVDFDPQGHLTKQLGQQPLPIGGDSLTCHMAGEAKGPLTDLIVPVPDERFGDRLHLLPACTDAFLLDVRLSTVRAREAALERALAPVESDYDVILVDCPPSLGLSMDAAIYYGRRRDAEQSGASGALIVVQAEDSSADAYDLLTSQINDLRDDLSLDIDYLGLVVNLYDGRRGYIATSSLQAWLDIKDPRVVAVVPDLKEQREAVRVKQPLFVYAPKGDQAVALRALAREIS
- a CDS encoding carboxymuconolactone decarboxylase family protein, whose protein sequence is MTARMGNPAVVVPGAMDALQAAHKAVVGTGISERTLELVSIRASQINGCGVCLDMHHKIAKHLGETDDRIHVLAGWRDTSYFSDAERAALAIAESVTRLADRTDAVPDAVYDEAAKHYDEAQLGALILHVGLINVWNRINIATHQLAGGAWA
- a CDS encoding ParB/RepB/Spo0J family partition protein, yielding MSKADKLGVSASFARAQPAGVSSRRAAIAEATGAPTSGVVPPSEVPIEALAHNPFNLREELTELEEMAQSLTIRGQLQPLAVATRMAFMEAHPGQTDGLGRAPYVVIDGNRRLAAAQLAGLKSMHIHVNDSLATSAADILESALIANVHRVDVAPMDQARALQELVEVHGSQAQVAKRLGKTAAWVSQRLTLLQLTPELQDKVETGELKVEPARRIGRLPQEEQEAAAEATVNAVNPPRQRSRAGGAAGGAPTVNGVNGVNALGAATVNGVNAPGEAADGVDGVNAVNASGVGEARRITIAGDSPQDIADALADQLSPDDLKAVTELLLGRI
- a CDS encoding ScbR family autoregulator-binding transcription factor; this encodes MARVRQERAEITRQAILDGAAVAFDACGFEGTSLSGVVKHAGVTKGALYFHFQSKEALARTLMDEQFQVAEGVPAIADPGLQTVIDLTHQMAHGLRTNVRIRAAIRLIIEFGSFTHPDPAPYNTWIDTCLGCLVPAQERGDVRSSLDVHDLATLLVGSFTGIQVASHVRTGREDLHSRVIDLWNFLLPGIVPADRIPHFDPAGSPACRAELALPAPDSLGVTVG